The following coding sequences are from one Paenibacillus stellifer window:
- a CDS encoding alpha/beta fold hydrolase codes for MVSIFKNDAVEKEYYLCYERSLAMFETGFTSLHIPTTFGETHVLCFGDKNMQPLLLLHGMTMSSTMWYPNMKQLIQERCVYAIDVIGDFGKSKPLIAIKNRKDAGQWVLEVVNALQFNKVDLAGHSMGGFLSLNFALTYPERLSKLMLYAPAGTFHKISLKFFAKIYPALLFHTEKWIDKAFGWFSGKGELLHPVFRSQVIAGYRHAKPLLQLMPSVFPKEEFSSFQVPTLLLIGDKEVIYPAKKTIANAQNMIPNLESHLIAGASHSLTMEHADVVNELTLLFLKKEEPYHK; via the coding sequence GTGGTATCCATTTTCAAGAACGACGCAGTCGAAAAAGAATATTATCTTTGCTATGAGAGAAGTTTAGCTATGTTTGAAACGGGTTTTACGTCACTTCATATCCCGACAACATTTGGAGAAACGCATGTACTTTGTTTTGGTGACAAGAATATGCAGCCGTTATTGCTTCTTCATGGAATGACAATGAGCAGTACGATGTGGTATCCCAATATGAAGCAATTGATTCAAGAACGCTGCGTATATGCTATTGATGTAATAGGCGATTTTGGTAAAAGCAAGCCTTTAATAGCTATAAAAAATAGAAAGGACGCGGGGCAGTGGGTTCTTGAGGTTGTGAATGCACTTCAATTCAACAAGGTGGATCTAGCAGGTCACTCAATGGGCGGATTCTTATCTTTGAATTTTGCCCTTACCTATCCGGAGCGATTGTCCAAGCTGATGCTTTATGCCCCTGCCGGGACTTTCCATAAAATAAGCTTGAAATTCTTCGCAAAGATTTATCCTGCATTATTGTTTCATACAGAGAAATGGATCGACAAAGCTTTTGGATGGTTCTCAGGCAAAGGAGAGTTATTACATCCTGTATTTCGCTCTCAGGTCATTGCAGGTTATCGGCATGCCAAGCCTCTTTTGCAGCTGATGCCCTCCGTATTTCCAAAAGAGGAATTCAGCAGCTTTCAGGTTCCTACGTTGCTCCTTATCGGAGACAAAGAGGTCATATACCCTGCCAAGAAGACGATAGCCAACGCGCAAAACATGATCCCCAATTTGGAGAGCCATTTAATCGCTGGAGCGAGCCATTCCTTAACAATGGAGCATGCGGACGTCGTGAACGAACTCACACTTCTTTTTCTGAAGAAGGAAGAACCTTATCATAAGTGA
- a CDS encoding response regulator transcription factor yields the protein MRQITILIADDETEIADLIALHLEKEGYHLIKASNGREAIRAVQSHPIDLAILDIMMPDLDGYEVTRQIREQHRMPIIFLSAKTSDLDKITGLVIGADDYMTKPFNPMELVARVNAQLRRSLQLNQPDTASNPVLEAGGLTIDPDKRTVFLYGRSIELTPKEFDILYLLAGHSKKVFSADNIFRQVWGDAYYEGGNTVMVHIRTLRKKLGEDTDKNKWIKTVWGVGYTFNG from the coding sequence ATGAGGCAGATTACGATTTTGATAGCTGATGACGAGACGGAAATTGCGGACCTGATTGCACTGCATCTGGAAAAAGAGGGCTACCATCTCATTAAAGCTTCGAACGGGAGAGAAGCCATTCGTGCCGTCCAATCTCATCCGATTGATTTGGCGATTCTGGATATTATGATGCCGGATCTGGATGGCTATGAAGTGACACGCCAAATTCGGGAGCAGCACCGGATGCCGATTATTTTCCTGAGCGCCAAAACGTCTGACCTGGACAAGATAACGGGGCTTGTGATCGGGGCCGATGATTATATGACCAAGCCGTTCAACCCGATGGAATTGGTGGCAAGGGTGAATGCACAGCTGCGGCGTTCCCTGCAGTTAAACCAGCCGGACACGGCGAGCAACCCGGTACTCGAGGCAGGCGGCTTGACCATTGATCCGGATAAGCGTACGGTGTTCCTGTATGGCAGAAGCATTGAGCTGACTCCGAAGGAGTTTGATATTCTGTATTTGCTGGCTGGTCACTCGAAGAAAGTATTCAGCGCGGACAATATTTTCCGGCAAGTGTGGGGCGATGCTTACTACGAAGGCGGCAATACAGTCATGGTGCACATTCGGACCCTTCGGAAAAAACTCGGTGAAGATACAGATAAGAACAAATGGATCAAAACCGTGTGGGGAGTAGGTTATACATTCAATGGCTAA
- a CDS encoding HAMP domain-containing sensor histidine kinase — MAKMMSSFRFKMIYYLGLSMLFSGAITYAIYKALQLYYHTSVMAEDTAAQFRHMMRSIGDLNFFLIFFIPLAILFFYLLTKPYATYFHEISTGIHHLANGEFNNRVHISSNDEFGTIAADMNLASEKLQQAVERGDFAESSKEQLVLNLAHDLRTPLTSVLGYLDFILKDDQLTAEQVRHYTTIAYTKSRRLEKLIDELFEITRMNYGMLTIDKNQIDLSELLLQLNEELYPVFENNHLESRLDIAPNLHIWGDGELLARVFENLLTNAARYGKDGQFVDVNGKLDNGEAVVQVINYGDSIPPEELPHLFDMFYTGDKSRVHQEGSTGLGLFIAKNIVEQHQGTISAQSSVIRTVFEVRLPQ; from the coding sequence ATGGCTAAGATGATGTCAAGCTTCCGGTTTAAAATGATCTACTATCTGGGCCTAAGCATGCTGTTCTCGGGCGCGATCACCTATGCGATCTATAAAGCGCTTCAACTGTATTACCATACAAGCGTTATGGCAGAGGATACCGCAGCGCAATTTCGTCACATGATGCGCAGCATCGGGGATTTGAATTTCTTTCTGATCTTCTTCATTCCGCTTGCGATTTTGTTCTTCTACCTGCTGACGAAGCCTTATGCCACCTATTTTCATGAAATATCGACGGGGATACATCATCTTGCCAATGGCGAGTTTAACAACCGTGTGCATATTTCATCGAATGACGAGTTCGGGACCATCGCCGCGGACATGAATCTGGCCAGTGAGAAGCTGCAGCAAGCGGTTGAGCGGGGGGATTTTGCCGAGAGCAGCAAGGAGCAGTTGGTCTTGAACTTGGCTCATGATTTGCGCACGCCGCTGACTTCGGTATTGGGCTATTTGGATTTTATCCTCAAGGACGATCAATTGACTGCGGAGCAGGTGAGACATTATACGACCATTGCTTATACCAAATCCCGGCGCCTGGAGAAGCTGATTGATGAATTATTTGAAATCACCAGGATGAATTATGGCATGCTGACCATTGATAAGAACCAGATAGACTTAAGCGAGCTTCTCCTGCAATTAAACGAAGAATTATATCCTGTGTTTGAGAACAATCATCTGGAGTCCAGATTGGATATCGCACCGAATTTGCATATTTGGGGCGACGGAGAGCTGCTGGCCCGTGTATTCGAGAATCTGTTGACGAATGCCGCCCGTTACGGCAAGGATGGTCAGTTTGTCGATGTGAACGGTAAGCTTGATAATGGAGAAGCGGTCGTTCAAGTGATTAATTATGGGGATTCGATTCCGCCGGAGGAACTTCCGCATCTGTTTGATATGTTCTATACAGGGGACAAGTCCCGGGTCCATCAAGAGGGAAGCACAGGCCTCGGCTTGTTCATTGCCAAAAATATTGTAGAGCAGCATCAAGGAACCATTTCGGCCCAGAGCAGCGTGATTCGTACGGTCTTTGAGGTGCGTCTGCCGCAATAA
- a CDS encoding SDR family oxidoreductase, with protein MHVLVTGATGYVGSAVVRELIGAGHTVTGLCRSEEKAAGMKEAGAEAVYGTLNDLDTLRSAAAAADGVIHLAFTNDFSDFEGALALDLQAVQTLGAALEGSGKPFITTAHANGTAVDQAVLAMAERNIRASIVSLAPSVHGEGDKGFVPMMINIARAKGFAAYIGEGTNRWPAVHRLDAAVLYRLALESAPAGSRLLGAGDEGIPLSQIAEVIGRQLNVPAVSITSEEAAAHFGFLGAIAALDITSLYDTAQASLATRELLGWTPVQPGLIADLEEGHYFA; from the coding sequence ATGCATGTTTTGGTTACAGGAGCAACAGGGTATGTTGGTTCCGCAGTCGTCCGGGAATTGATCGGAGCGGGCCATACAGTGACGGGTCTTTGCCGCTCTGAAGAAAAGGCCGCAGGTATGAAGGAGGCAGGCGCCGAAGCGGTGTACGGTACGCTAAATGATCTCGATACGCTGCGCAGCGCCGCCGCTGCTGCGGACGGCGTGATTCATCTGGCGTTCACCAACGACTTCTCCGACTTTGAAGGTGCGTTGGCTCTGGATTTACAGGCCGTTCAGACCCTAGGAGCGGCGCTAGAAGGTTCCGGGAAGCCGTTCATTACTACGGCGCACGCAAATGGAACCGCTGTGGACCAGGCAGTGCTCGCAATGGCAGAGCGGAACATCCGGGCGTCCATCGTCTCGCTTGCACCGTCCGTGCATGGCGAAGGCGATAAGGGCTTTGTGCCGATGATGATCAACATCGCCCGGGCGAAGGGGTTCGCCGCCTACATCGGCGAAGGAACAAACCGCTGGCCGGCGGTTCACCGCCTGGATGCGGCGGTTCTGTACCGTCTGGCGCTGGAATCTGCACCGGCAGGCTCACGACTGCTTGGCGCCGGCGATGAAGGCATTCCGCTCAGCCAGATCGCCGAAGTCATCGGGCGACAGCTGAACGTGCCGGCGGTTAGCATAACATCTGAAGAAGCTGCCGCCCATTTTGGCTTTCTTGGCGCCATTGCCGCACTCGACATCACAAGCCTGTATGACACTGCGCAGGCGAGTCTGGCAACAAGGGAGCTTCTGGGCTGGACACCGGTGCAGCCCGGACTGATCGCCGATCTCGAAGAAGGACATTATTTTGCATAA
- a CDS encoding D-Ala-D-Ala carboxypeptidase VanY has translation MKKWVFWLVILILIGVEVVEAPSRKNILINITKEQIYEGNLVLVNKEHAVHSQGVKSDVVNLFQHKELVQGYSVLNNTIRLSESVAQQFVSMISAAREDGVRHFMISSGYRDASEQRKLYREKGADYALPAGHSEHNLGLSLDIGSTEEEMSQAPEGKWLEQHASEYGFVLRYPKDKAAITGIQYEPWHFRYVGLPHSMIMQENDFTLEQYLEYLRENKTLSADVNGKNYEIAYYPVGKKTAVQVPANRHYEISGNNVDGVIVTVLP, from the coding sequence ATGAAGAAGTGGGTTTTTTGGCTTGTCATCCTAATACTGATTGGGGTTGAAGTCGTTGAGGCTCCATCCCGAAAGAATATTTTGATCAATATAACTAAAGAGCAGATTTACGAAGGAAATTTGGTATTGGTCAATAAGGAGCATGCTGTTCATTCGCAAGGGGTGAAATCCGATGTGGTCAATCTGTTCCAGCATAAGGAGCTGGTACAGGGCTACAGTGTGCTGAACAATACGATCCGGCTGTCAGAGAGCGTTGCGCAGCAGTTTGTATCCATGATAAGCGCCGCCAGAGAAGACGGGGTTCGTCACTTTATGATCAGCAGCGGTTACCGGGACGCTTCAGAACAGCGCAAGTTATATCGGGAAAAAGGTGCTGATTACGCTCTGCCGGCGGGCCATAGCGAGCATAACCTGGGTTTGTCCCTGGATATTGGTTCTACCGAAGAGGAAATGAGCCAGGCGCCTGAAGGAAAGTGGCTGGAACAGCATGCATCGGAGTACGGGTTCGTTCTGCGTTATCCGAAGGACAAGGCGGCGATTACGGGAATCCAGTATGAGCCCTGGCATTTTCGCTATGTCGGATTACCGCACAGCATGATTATGCAGGAGAACGATTTTACATTGGAGCAATATTTGGAGTATCTGAGAGAGAACAAGACCCTGTCGGCTGATGTTAATGGCAAGAACTACGAAATTGCTTATTATCCGGTCGGGAAAAAAACAGCCGTTCAAGTACCCGCGAATCGCCATTATGAAATATCGGGCAACAACGTCGATGGAGTCATTGTAACAGTGCTTCCCTGA
- a CDS encoding class I SAM-dependent methyltransferase, with the protein MSYNWIDADKFSFNSFLLMDRWIIRMICNEYAGWGDFCDNLGIALAYNPSVSWYFAHKSPESKPSLEQMIAAAPRNLAPHDVRMAEVFVIHAMETFVVYAYPEMMNQNCDYIYDWDNRLLLELADFTDKIVLDVGSGTGRLAFAAAEKAKRVYASEPTDMLREYMRDRIKRENIHNVVVVDGMIEQIPYEANTFDIVMSGHVVGDNYDLELAELSRVVKNGGYIIDCIGEDNRKRKPDDELIKRGFESFYHVSKSGGDIYRYRKQVRK; encoded by the coding sequence ATGTCATACAACTGGATAGATGCAGACAAGTTTTCTTTTAACAGCTTCTTGTTAATGGACAGATGGATCATTCGAATGATTTGTAATGAGTATGCCGGATGGGGCGATTTTTGTGATAATTTGGGCATAGCTTTAGCATATAACCCATCAGTATCATGGTATTTCGCTCACAAAAGTCCTGAAAGCAAGCCTTCGCTTGAACAAATGATCGCGGCAGCGCCCAGAAATCTTGCACCTCATGATGTTCGAATGGCAGAGGTATTTGTAATTCACGCGATGGAAACATTTGTCGTTTACGCTTATCCCGAAATGATGAACCAGAATTGTGATTACATTTACGACTGGGACAATCGTTTGTTATTAGAACTTGCAGATTTTACGGATAAGATTGTTCTCGACGTAGGAAGCGGTACCGGAAGGCTTGCGTTTGCCGCGGCAGAGAAGGCGAAGCGTGTTTATGCAAGCGAACCTACCGATATGCTGAGGGAGTACATGCGTGACAGAATCAAGCGCGAGAACATCCATAATGTTGTAGTCGTAGATGGCATGATCGAGCAAATCCCATATGAGGCTAATACTTTTGATATTGTGATGTCGGGACATGTAGTAGGCGATAATTATGACCTTGAGCTAGCTGAACTATCAAGGGTTGTTAAAAACGGAGGCTACATTATTGATTGTATCGGAGAGGATAATAGGAAAAGAAAACCCGATGATGAATTAATAAAAAGAGGTTTTGAGTCGTTTTACCATGTTAGTAAATCTGGCGGCGATATATACAGGTATCGTAAACAGGTCCGTAAATAA
- a CDS encoding MerR family transcriptional regulator, translating to MRIQELADKMGLTIHTIRFYEKEGLLDNRHVRRESNNYRNYSEEAIDRLKLIKKFQSIGCSLAELKEALQDHDTNSRTNLQIIDWIQGKKEEIERKKQEYDQMLDTLNKMLEYRILLMNDPQKAEEMLRNWHVGTSD from the coding sequence ATGAGAATTCAGGAACTGGCGGACAAGATGGGATTAACGATCCATACGATCCGCTTTTATGAAAAGGAAGGCTTGCTGGATAACCGGCATGTCCGGCGGGAAAGCAACAATTACCGCAACTATTCGGAAGAGGCAATCGATCGGCTAAAGCTAATTAAGAAGTTCCAGTCCATCGGCTGTTCGCTGGCTGAACTTAAGGAAGCTCTGCAGGACCACGATACGAATTCGCGGACCAACCTGCAGATTATCGATTGGATTCAAGGCAAGAAAGAGGAGATCGAACGCAAGAAGCAAGAATATGACCAGATGCTGGACACCCTCAATAAGATGCTGGAGTACCGGATTTTGCTCATGAACGACCCGCAAAAAGCCGAGGAGATGCTAAGAAATTGG
- a CDS encoding GNAT family N-acetyltransferase — translation MALDKDFHITKQAYFFQDSRLELMEKDSLKDDMFGPAAIDDLLPIQEVCGDFLDQYEKRIANGELFTYYRGSVLLGVGIIERSKMLDGLASIGMFTNENFRKQGIGRNIILKLRKWCYSQQLTPICGCWYYNEASKKTLESAGMITRTRLLNIKVIES, via the coding sequence TTGGCTTTGGATAAAGACTTTCATATCACCAAGCAGGCTTATTTCTTTCAAGATAGCCGTCTGGAATTGATGGAGAAAGATTCACTGAAAGATGATATGTTTGGTCCGGCAGCTATTGATGATCTCTTGCCCATACAAGAGGTGTGCGGGGATTTTCTCGATCAGTATGAAAAACGGATAGCGAATGGAGAACTTTTTACCTATTACAGGGGTTCTGTTCTGCTTGGAGTTGGAATTATCGAGAGGAGTAAGATGCTTGATGGATTGGCTAGTATAGGCATGTTTACAAATGAAAATTTTCGTAAGCAAGGGATCGGGAGGAACATTATTCTTAAGTTAAGAAAATGGTGTTACAGCCAGCAATTAACACCGATTTGCGGATGCTGGTACTATAACGAGGCGTCGAAGAAAACCTTGGAAAGTGCAGGCATGATTACAAGAACTCGACTTCTAAATATTAAAGTAATCGAATCATAA
- a CDS encoding protein kinase domain-containing protein gives MNKYSVSDSDVLEVLQINKLSTESIRKLPRSGQRQVFEVMFRNGQSSILKFIDVTPYNVYEDDISVDEFHQERAYEIDARSKRIVRELEAAKKCSVLPQLEILNGYKFYVKDQYHFIYYFETKFEGNTLNDSDVYRTDQGIEVVIDFLLQMVKQVKVMYDAGYIHRDLTPRNIIYHNGIFKIIDAGLIKTNEEEKLTGTKAIIGTPYYMAPEQERRTSDYTWDFRTDLFPLGLIAIEIFLPRTRHFGSDQIRDLHQVVSLWKKKDSSAKSITLFSKIITRLAAEQRHKRWSNLSELIIALEEISQ, from the coding sequence ATGAATAAATATTCTGTTAGTGATTCTGATGTTCTTGAAGTGCTCCAAATAAATAAGCTCTCAACAGAATCAATAAGAAAACTACCAAGAAGTGGTCAAAGGCAAGTGTTTGAGGTTATGTTCAGAAATGGACAATCAAGTATATTAAAATTTATTGATGTCACTCCATATAACGTATATGAAGATGACATTTCAGTAGATGAATTTCATCAGGAACGTGCTTATGAGATAGATGCTAGATCGAAACGTATTGTGAGAGAATTAGAAGCGGCAAAAAAATGTTCTGTCTTACCACAACTCGAGATACTCAATGGTTATAAATTCTATGTTAAGGATCAGTATCATTTTATTTACTACTTTGAAACAAAATTTGAAGGTAATACATTAAATGACAGTGATGTTTATCGTACTGACCAAGGTATTGAAGTCGTGATAGACTTTCTATTACAGATGGTGAAACAGGTAAAGGTAATGTATGATGCTGGATATATTCACAGGGACCTAACCCCCCGAAATATTATTTACCATAACGGTATATTTAAAATTATAGATGCTGGATTGATTAAAACCAATGAGGAAGAGAAGCTGACTGGTACTAAGGCAATCATAGGAACGCCATATTATATGGCTCCAGAACAAGAGAGAAGGACATCAGACTATACTTGGGATTTTAGAACTGATTTGTTCCCACTTGGATTAATCGCAATAGAAATTTTTCTTCCAAGGACACGCCATTTTGGTAGTGACCAAATTAGAGATTTACATCAAGTAGTCTCCCTCTGGAAAAAGAAAGATTCAAGTGCAAAATCAATTACTCTATTTAGTAAAATTATTACTCGACTTGCAGCAGAACAACGCCATAAAAGATGGTCTAACTTATCGGAATTAATTATTGCTTTGGAAGAGATATCTCAATGA
- a CDS encoding MerR family DNA-binding transcriptional regulator yields the protein MKYCSISEASAKFSIPESTLRYYEKKGLLPLIERDEAGRRLFSEHQMALS from the coding sequence ATGAAGTATTGTTCCATCAGCGAAGCTTCAGCCAAATTCAGCATTCCGGAATCCACACTGCGCTATTATGAGAAAAAGGGGCTGCTGCCGCTAATCGAACGTGATGAAGCAGGCAGACGGTTATTCTCGGAACATCAAATGGCGCTCTCATAG
- the ltrA gene encoding group II intron reverse transcriptase/maturase, translating into MKAEYRKGCPQRDSVEHEEYAGVRSAGAREGKERDGANDLMERILDRDNLNRAYKQVKSNHGAPGIDGMTVEAALPWLRENRDELLQSIREGKYKPSPVRRKEIPKPDGSGVRKLGIPTVVDRVIQQAISQQLQPLFEPLFSDGSYGYRRGRSAQQAIRKVKTYAEQGYGQAVEIDLSKYFDTLNHELLLNLLRKQIEDKRVIDLIKKYLKSGVMENGVRRATEEGSPQGGPLSPLLSNVYLNEFDQEMESRGVRVIRYADDIVVLAKSKRAAMRLLESSRTYLEQKLKLQMNPQKSKVVSVVAQKHFKFLGYALGKNGNGVYIRTHPQSLAKAKRKLKELTNRRQGRSAREVMENVKVYIRGWLGHFYVADMKRILQNWNEWLRRRMRMYIWKQWKKPRTKVQNLRKLGIPEWQAYQWGNTRRGYWRIARSAVLNRSVTNERLVQAGYYDFPAQYERLRQLHSNG; encoded by the coding sequence ATGAAAGCAGAATACCGAAAGGGCTGCCCTCAAAGGGATAGTGTGGAACACGAAGAGTATGCGGGAGTGCGGAGTGCCGGAGCTCGGGAAGGTAAAGAAAGAGACGGTGCAAACGATCTGATGGAACGCATCCTGGACAGAGATAATCTGAACCGGGCGTACAAACAGGTCAAAAGTAATCACGGAGCGCCCGGGATCGATGGGATGACCGTAGAGGCGGCGCTTCCGTGGCTGCGGGAAAACAGAGATGAACTGCTGCAAAGCATCCGGGAAGGGAAATACAAACCAAGCCCGGTGCGGCGCAAGGAAATCCCCAAACCAGATGGAAGCGGAGTGAGAAAGCTCGGCATCCCGACCGTCGTAGATCGGGTGATCCAGCAAGCGATCTCCCAGCAACTGCAACCGTTATTCGAGCCACTTTTCTCGGATGGAAGCTATGGCTACCGCCGGGGTCGAAGTGCGCAACAGGCCATTCGGAAAGTCAAAACGTACGCCGAGCAGGGCTATGGACAAGCGGTTGAAATCGATCTGTCGAAATACTTTGACACGTTGAACCATGAGCTTCTTTTGAACTTGCTGCGCAAACAGATCGAGGATAAACGCGTCATCGACCTGATCAAAAAGTACCTGAAAAGCGGAGTCATGGAAAACGGGGTACGACGCGCAACGGAGGAAGGATCGCCGCAAGGCGGGCCGCTGTCTCCGCTTTTGTCAAATGTCTATCTGAACGAATTCGATCAGGAGATGGAGAGCCGAGGCGTGAGGGTCATCCGCTATGCGGACGACATTGTCGTGCTGGCGAAGAGCAAACGAGCAGCCATGCGACTGCTGGAATCCAGCCGGACGTACTTGGAGCAGAAGCTAAAACTTCAAATGAACCCGCAGAAGAGTAAGGTCGTCAGCGTCGTGGCGCAGAAACACTTTAAATTCCTCGGCTATGCGCTGGGAAAGAACGGGAACGGTGTGTACATTCGCACCCATCCGCAATCTCTCGCTAAAGCAAAGAGGAAACTGAAAGAGCTCACGAATCGAAGACAAGGCAGGAGTGCAAGAGAGGTAATGGAGAACGTAAAAGTCTACATTCGCGGCTGGCTGGGTCACTTCTACGTAGCCGACATGAAGCGAATCCTGCAAAACTGGAATGAATGGCTGCGAAGGCGGATGCGCATGTACATCTGGAAGCAATGGAAGAAGCCAAGAACGAAGGTACAAAATCTGCGAAAGCTGGGGATACCGGAGTGGCAGGCTTACCAATGGGGAAATACAAGGCGGGGCTACTGGCGAATAGCCAGAAGCGCAGTATTGAATCGCTCTGTAACAAACGAAAGGCTCGTACAGGCAGGGTATTATGACTTCCCTGCCCAGTACGAGCGCTTGCGTCAATTGCACTCAAACGGTTGA
- a CDS encoding VanZ family protein: protein MKPKKLWSEYMVPGLFALYMYALLKVILFKFGSINVPFLWEQLSKFMANPGRIMYRLQLANFTPFLSISRNIHNQSSLDLINLVGNIVIFMPFGIFLVLSTNHKMSFIGVLIRSFVLSLCLECSQIIFSIGSFDVDDLILNTTGALSGYVVYRFYGKYIKSSAAHKGRRVTGERRA, encoded by the coding sequence ATGAAGCCTAAAAAATTATGGAGCGAGTATATGGTGCCGGGACTGTTCGCCTTATATATGTATGCCTTGCTCAAAGTGATTCTATTTAAGTTTGGTTCGATCAATGTCCCCTTTCTGTGGGAGCAGCTGTCAAAATTTATGGCCAATCCTGGGCGTATCATGTACCGGCTGCAGCTCGCCAATTTTACGCCGTTCCTGTCCATATCCCGTAATATTCACAATCAGTCGAGCCTCGATCTCATCAATCTGGTTGGCAATATCGTGATCTTCATGCCGTTCGGCATATTTCTGGTATTATCTACGAACCACAAGATGTCATTTATAGGCGTGCTCATCCGATCGTTCGTGCTCAGCTTATGCCTGGAATGCTCACAGATTATTTTTTCTATCGGGAGCTTTGATGTCGATGATCTAATCCTTAACACCACAGGGGCGTTATCGGGCTACGTCGTCTATCGATTTTACGGCAAATACATAAAGTCATCTGCTGCCCATAAGGGGAGAAGGGTCACCGGGGAGCGGCGGGCTTGA
- a CDS encoding phosphotransferase family protein: MIPICFSAYCTMIPLLNEVSEWSLLRKWALSEVYRVKLRTGESRIIKWGGSEMAREVEVYQKLVNPLQIKAPHIFEFIQLKDSGVMIMEDAGIRNLEQQPEPEYFLEASRELARLRVRATANLKKVSRKSIEAYSVSKNEFLQLLDDTLSSDNLDTNRVLLQVKRVLPRHLDQLYQMVPASLVHHDYHAKNLLIQLNGIMPIDWSNAYLSPHLGDLYCLIKEVHIFCNLSREDMISVYMEVTNLQIDHLNWQVRIGGLCWLIKTLHWLLYGGTNIIPGAEAWIPGLLNDVNNLYEELINDTAL; encoded by the coding sequence ATGATTCCAATATGCTTTTCAGCTTATTGCACGATGATCCCCTTATTGAATGAGGTATCTGAATGGTCACTTTTAAGGAAATGGGCTCTTTCAGAAGTTTACAGAGTAAAGTTGAGAACAGGTGAATCACGCATTATAAAATGGGGCGGAAGTGAGATGGCAAGGGAGGTTGAGGTGTACCAAAAATTAGTGAATCCACTGCAAATCAAAGCTCCGCACATCTTTGAGTTTATTCAACTGAAGGACAGCGGAGTGATGATCATGGAAGATGCCGGAATAAGAAATTTGGAACAACAACCGGAACCCGAGTATTTTCTTGAGGCCTCGAGGGAATTAGCAAGACTTAGAGTGAGAGCAACAGCCAACTTAAAGAAGGTGTCAAGAAAGTCCATTGAAGCATATTCAGTTTCAAAGAACGAATTTCTTCAACTGTTGGATGATACATTGAGCTCGGATAATTTAGACACAAACAGAGTGTTACTGCAAGTCAAGAGAGTATTACCTCGTCATTTAGATCAGCTATATCAAATGGTCCCTGCTTCACTGGTTCATCATGATTATCATGCAAAAAACCTTTTGATTCAACTAAATGGCATTATGCCGATTGATTGGTCCAATGCTTATTTAAGTCCGCATCTTGGTGACTTGTATTGCTTAATTAAGGAAGTACACATCTTCTGCAATCTCTCAAGAGAAGATATGATTTCAGTTTACATGGAGGTAACTAATTTACAAATTGATCATTTGAACTGGCAAGTGCGAATTGGTGGTTTATGTTGGCTGATTAAAACTTTGCATTGGCTTTTATATGGCGGCACAAATATAATCCCAGGAGCAGAAGCTTGGATACCCGGTCTGCTGAATGATGTAAATAATCTATATGAGGAGTTAATAAATGATACTGCCTTGTAG